Part of the Arthrobacter sp. MMS18-M83 genome is shown below.
AAGGTCACGGCACGAGGCGCCGGAACCGCCTTCATCGCAACCCTCGCTATCACGGCACTCGCCGCATGCTCGAGCACGAGCACATCGCCTTCGCCAAGCGCCACGAGTTCCGGCGGAACCGTACCGCAAATCTCCGCGGATGCGTTCACGGCCGACTTCTCAGCGATGAAGCAACTCACGTCGCTCGCTTCACAGGGCAAGGGCATGGTCGGCGTACTGCTGCCGGACACCACCACCTCAGCGCGGTACGTGACGTTCGATGCCCCGTACCTGAAGAAGGCATTCGAAGCCGCGGGACTCGACTCCAGCAAGTTCAAGATCGACAACGCGCAGGGCAGCGCAAGCACCATGCAGACACAGGCCGAGGCTGACATCACAGCTGGGGCATCCGTTCTGCTGGTAGATGCCCTGGACTCGGGTTCCGGCGCGGCCATCGAGGCGGCCGCCAGTTCGCGCGGGGTCAAGGTGATCGACTATGACCGGCTCGTCAAAGGCGGCGCGAAGGATCGAACCTACGTCAGTTTCGACAACGTCAAAGTTGGTCAACTGATCGGCCAAGGCGAAGTCAGTTGCCTCGCAGACTGGAAAGTCACCAAGCCGAACATCCTGATCATGGATGGCGACCCGACCGATAACAACG
Proteins encoded:
- a CDS encoding sugar ABC transporter substrate-binding protein — protein: MLNMKVTARGAGTAFIATLAITALAACSSTSTSPSPSATSSGGTVPQISADAFTADFSAMKQLTSLASQGKGMVGVLLPDTTTSARYVTFDAPYLKKAFEAAGLDSSKFKIDNAQGSASTMQTQAEADITAGASVLLVDALDSGSGAAIEAAASSRGVKVIDYDRLVKGGAKDRTYVSFDNVKVGQLIGQGEVSCLADWKVTKPNILIMDGDPTDNNAKLFAEGYNGVLKPHFDSGEYVNVGEPAGTWTPSVAQTTFAQQYTAHSNINAVVTPNDDNANAVISYLQSKQIPAKTFPTTGQDASLSGLQNILKGYQCGTVYKPIYFEAQAAAAAALYLRAGMTIPTTLVNGKTTDDTAKTDVASVLLTPLWVTTKNMADTVVKDGAVTSSSLCISQVKDACTAAGIQ